The Drosophila suzukii chromosome X, CBGP_Dsuzu_IsoJpt1.0, whole genome shotgun sequence DNA window TCGCTATCGTTTTCCATTTCAACAGCCAGTGTTGTCGCCTCTTCATCGACTTCTTCCTCTTCTTCGGTCCCCTCTTCTTCAGCCGTCTCCCTGTCTTTCTTCGAATCGTCTACTATCTTCTCACCCTCGTCTTCTGCTGCTGTCTTCTCCCCATTGTTCGTGTCATCAATAACAACATTGTCTGGCTTGTTAAATGTTGTAGCTGTTGTTGGTATTTTGGTCGGTATTTTAGTTGTTGTCGGTATTTTCGTTGTTGtcgatgttgttgttgctgcgggCGCCTCAGTGGCTTTTATTGAATTTGTAATTGTTTCAATTACCTGACTTGGCCTCGGGCCGCTCTCGCCATAACCATTGTCATTGTCAGGTGTCACTTGCTCAGACTCTGCCCCCGTGTCTTTTTCTTCCTCTTTCTCTTTTTCTACttctttctctttctctttctctttctcATTCTCTACCTCTTTCTCCGCCTCTGTTTCCGTCTCTTTCGCGTCTTCAGCTGGcgtttcttcttcttcgtcTTCTTCGAGAGGTGATTCTTCTGCCTGATCGCTGGCCATTAGCATTTCACTTTCGATTGGCGAAGGCTCCACCTCATCGAATTCTTCGACCTCCTGATGATCTTCACTCTCTTTATTGTCctctttttcattttcttgTTGATCCTCTGAAAGATGTTGTTCTGGTTGATCTTTGTGGGAGTCCATCGCAATCAGGGGCTGATAACCCATCGGTTGATCTTCTTCCAAAGGATCGTCGTTGTGTATATCTGGTATATCTGTATGAATCTTCTCTGGTTGTTTATTCTCTGGTTGACTCTCCTGTGGTTGATTTTCCAAAGGCTGATAATCCATTGGTTCTTCTTCATTATGGTCACCTTCATTCAGATGATCGATTTGACCCATTGGCTGATAACCGATATCTTCACTTGGTAGATCCTCATCCTTTTCGAGCTGATCGATTATAAGCGGATGGACCAGTGTTTGATTCTTCTGAGGCTGTTCTTCCTTGAGTTGATCCTCCTTTTGCTGATCGATCTGTGGCTGATTCTCCTGAGGCTGAGTCTTCTGCGCTTGGTTGTTTATCAGTGGTGGATAGTCCAACGGCTCGTTCTCCTCTTGATCCTCTTCCTGGTGCTCAGGATTCTTCTGGGGCTGAATTTTATCTGGTTCGTCCTTGACTTCCTCCTGCGAGGGATACTCCTCCGGCTGATCCTCCAGCTCCGCGTACTCGTACTCCTCCGGATCGTCGCTCTGGCCACCTCCGGCTGGCAGCACGGGCTTCCCGTTCTTGTCCACATACTGCAGCCCGTCCAGGCCCATCCGCATGCACTGGAAATGCATCTCGAAGAGATCCGTGGTGGCCAGCCGCACCACGAAGTCCATGCACATGTTCAGGTTGTTGCCCACCATGGTGACCTCGGTCATTTGGACGCACATGGCCATGGGCACGCCCATCATGACGGGAATGCAGAAGGGTGCCGGATCCCGCACCGAGATCCCGTACTTGGAGGAGGGCTTGCCGTTCAGGAAGACCTCCAGTTGGGCCTCCTCCAGCTGCGGCACAAAGCTCACGTTGGCGCACACTGCAAAAAGAGGCAGAGTGGAAAGAAAACGTTGAATGAAAATTACAGACAGGCTGGGCGGGCACAACAATGAAACGATTCCATTCAATGAATGAAAGTGGCGGGTGGCAAACTGTCGGCGGATCCCAGGCGGATGGTTGGTGGATCAGCGGATGAGGGGGTGGCCACCGCTGGAAGCGCCAACAATTTGTGGCATTTTGATTGGCAAGTGCTGGCATGTCACGAAGCGAAGCGGAGCGAAATGGAAACCACCGCTCGCATTGTAGTCTCCGGCCAAGATCGGTTTCTTGGCCAAGGAAATCGGCCTGGAATCCAGCCCAAGTCGCAGCCAAATATATGGCCACCACCCGCAGGCCAGGAGCCACGATTCCGATTTCGATCGCCGGCTAAGCGATCTCAATTTATCCACAGCCACATGGCCATCGGGCCAATCCGAAGGGGGCTTACTAAACTGGTGCTCATTACTGGATATTAAGATATTAGGGCTGAACAGCATATCAAAAAAGAAATACCTTCTAATCATATTTTCTCCAACTAAATTAAAGTCACACTGGAAAAAATAATCATAGCAAGAACTAAAATGTAATCTACAATTTTCATTCAAACTCTATAAACATTATCCATGCTTTTCCTAATTATATCAAGTTATTTGTTCAATGTAAAGAATTTTTAACAATCATTGTACAGTAAATGTCATTCACAAAAGCTAATatttttctacatttttaattaaatttcaatataaaaaaaacttaaaaattcaACATTTTAACTGGTTTTTTTTATCCCAAAATGTTATTAGTACTTAGTGCAATTTTACAATACCCTTCTACCTCAAAagtaaaaaatgatatttataGGTATAAGCTACTAAAGTAGTATATGTCCTTTAATATATCACCCTGACCTACTTTGGTAAACTCTTCTTCAAGATCAAATTAAAATATCGTATTTAAAGATGCAGTTTATTGGTGAACCCTGCTAAAAGGGCCTGAAAAAGTGCCTTAAAATTCCCTTATGCGTCCATAATTTTCTCACCTTTCTGATCGAATCGGTACTGATCGACCTTGAGACCCGCACAGCATCCGCAGGTGGGTCCGCTGCACTCGCAGGGCTGTCCGAAGGTGGACCAGATGGAGCCCTTCTCCGAGTACTTCACGCTGGCCAGGTTGCGACCCCTGGACACACTGACCGTGGGCGGCAGGTAGGGTCGGTGGGTCTTCAGTTCGTAGAAGATCAGGCCGTTGCTGTAGCTCCGCGAGGATATATGTTGGGGATATATGCACAGGACGAGCACAAGGGCCAGACAAAGACCGATCCAGGGAGTCATGGCCAGGGTTCAAAAGATAAACTCCACACTGAACAAAAAACAGAAGGTCACTGAACAAAAATGCTACTGATGCTATGCGACTCGAGTATTTTGCGATTCTCTTGAAGAATTCCCGGATCGGATCACTCGATCACTGCACGATTAACGGTATCGGTATGGCCGTGGCAATCCAAATGGCAATACCACTATTTCAGAGCTATTCGCACTGGAGCAATGACAACCGTTCGCGATCGACgacaattaaatattaaaacgcTGAGCGCGACGAGCGTTAGCttaaaaatgaaatggaaaCCGCCGCCCGAAGAAGTCAGCAGAGGCAGAGGCAGAGGCAGCAACTGCGGCAGAGACAGAGGCCAAAATGTTGCTGCTTGGAGAcacggcagcaacagcagcagcagcaacaccaagcagcagcaacaactgcaACATCCAACGGCAGCAGCAACCTCGTTAAATTGTCGCTCGTTGCGGCTGTttgctgtttttgtttttgcgaGTAAACCATTTGTACACTATCACAAAATGGGGTATCATAAGTAAATGAATACCTCTGGTATTTCAAGATTCCCTCAAGAATATGTTCTGacattttttaactttaaaatagtTTCCATTTTATTTGCGGGTTTTACAGTTAGTTTTCAAAAATCTTTTTCCCAAGACTTGTTCACCATCGCCTTTCGGCTTAAAAAGGTtctaacaaaataaaaataaatttttttgctATCATCATACTTATATCATTATACACCTTTACACCATTTTGAGTATGAAATGTATTTTCTAGTAATGCCGCAACTTAATTTTCCACTTGGGAGTTATGTTTAACTATTAtaaatttttacaatttaactaattaaaaaaaaaacaatccCTGAGTAGAGTATTTCGCATTCACCGTGAATTTGCCATCCGTTTTTTTTCTTATCAGCAGCGGCAAATCGccagttgctgttgctgctgcaacatttttttatttttgctattGTTGTTACTGTTTCTGTTACTGTTAGTGCTGCCGTTCGTGTTGTTGGAGTTTTTACTGTGACCGCCGCTTTGTTTATTTGTCTTTTAGgccgatgttgctgctgtgtctgcagcagttgctgttgctgttgctgctgctgctgctgctgttgctgttgctacTTTGCTTTGTTGCGTGTGCCGAgcggtttttatttttcttctttttttcggGTGACAGTGACAAGAAAATTGCGGCGATCGTGACTGGCTGGGAAAgccaaaaacaacaaaagtcCACACTCCCTACCGCTTTTCTTggtgttgttgctgttgttacGCAAATCACTTGGGTCAGGTCATGGCCTCATGGGCAAACTATCAGCTCGGCGATTTTCGAACTGGGAACCATTACCACCAGCGGGAGTTACGGTTATGGCCGCTGCTGTTGCCATAAACAAGCCTGATTTATCGATGCAATTGTCGCATCTGCAATTGTCACCCGCTTATTCTCCGGTACGCCCTTTCCCCAAATGGCCATTTTTACATGTATCACTAAGCTTGTAAACAAACCCAATGGTCGtcctttttattcaatttttttgtGAATAAAAAGGTACACATTTTATAAGAAATGGCCTTGAGAGGTATATTCTATAGGTTCCTGCACTTCCAAATTCCACAGCTTGAGTAATTGGCTTCCGATTTTTAAGTGGGACACCTCAATGAACTCGTGGtttaattctctaataatctgcattaaaattaattatttaagaGAGGGTCACAatttcaacccattttcatgttcgatttttgcgtatttccaatggattTCAGATTGGGAACCAAAAACTGGACTTCTAaaatccataacttgatcTATTGGTTACCGATCttaaagtgggatacctctatgaattcgtggttaaattctctaataatctgcattaaaatttattcctTAAGAGAGGGTTCAAATTtcagcccattttcatgttcgatttttccgtatttccaatggattTCAGAGTGGGAACCAAAAACCGGACTTCTAAATTCCACAACTTGATCAATTGGTTACCGATCttaaagtgggatacctctatgaattcgtgaggaaattctctaataatctgcattaaaatttatcaTTTAAGAGGGGGTCAAAATTtcagcccattttcatgttcgatttttccgtatttccaatggacTTCAGCATGGACACCAAAAACTGGACTtttaaattccataacttgatctATTGCTAACCGATCTTAAAGTGGGATAtctctatgaattcgtggttaaattctctaataatctgcatttaaatttattatttaagagagggtcaaaatttcagtccattttcatgttcgatttttcagtATTCCCAATGgatttcagaatgggaaccatAAACTggacttctaaattccataacttgatctGTCGGTTACCGATCTTAAAGTGGGATGCCTCTTTGAATTCGTGGTTAAATTATCTAAtaacctgcattaaaatttattatttaagggagggtcaaaatttcagcccattttcatgttcaatttttccgtatttccaatggattTCAGAATGTGAGCCAAACTCtgaacttctaaattccataacttgatctGTCGGTTACCGATTTGTGGGATACTTCTTTGAATTGGTGGTTGAATTCTTGAATAATCTACATTaaactttttcttttaaaagatgGATTATAACCCATTTTTAGTTTGATCTTTTCGGATTTCCAATGCCTTTCAGAGTGggagcccaaaactgcacttccagattccaaaaaaaagttactTCGCCATAAATTTAAGTCTTAAACGATATCATTTGATTATTTTGTAATGCCTTTCTTTCTCACTTCAGGTTGGCAGAATCAACTATAAGTTTTCGGACTCTTTGGACACCATATCTTTTGGATGGCGGCGTATCTCGGTGGCTATTTCGGGTACCGGTCCCAATCGCCTTAGGGCCCTAGTATTGCATAAGGTCTGGCCCAGACTCATCTGTCAGCCGGTGGCCAATGGCCGGCGGATGGGATGACCAAGCTGCCATCAAGCTGCAATCTCGTTAAGCGTTAAAGGGGACAGACACACTTGCCAAGTTCGACGATTCAAAGGCGAGCGGTGGAATAAAGcgaaatggaaatgaaaatgaaattgaaattgaaaatggAAATAATAGTGTCGCCACAATTAACACTAATAAGCTGGAGACTGAGATGGAGCTGCGGTGCAATGTGCCGGCGTTTATGTAATGGACCATCTCGTCATTATCAGCGGACTCGCTTATTGGGCATTATAATTCATTACTGATAGCATCAATTTGGCACGCCTGCGACTCTTTCTCCGTGACTGGCTAGTCGGCCCTTACGCAAAACATGAATAACTCATTGCTCTATGTGGGTCAATACACGAACTGGAGCTTCCAACGATTTTCAAACGCCCAATTTCCCGGCTCCGGCTCAGAACATTCCAAAAGCTCTCTACTCAAATAGAGCGAAAATAGACTAAGCTAAACTTTAAGCACAGACAGAAAGTAAGGTACAGGTAGCATTTCTTGCTAAGTTCTTGTTGAAAAAAGCTTATAACTCATACACAAAAGTTATTTAAACTTACTAAAGCTTAAAGATGAGATGAGTTCtacaaaaaatatgttttaaacCAATTTATATAACTAAACCTTTCTTGTATTcttaaaacaaaattcaatCACAATCTCTTTATAAGATCATTAAAGTTCCCTCGAAACTTTCTGTATCCCTAGAGAATCTGCAATTTCAAATGTATCCAATGCTCTGAACGTATTTCCCTTTTAGCTCTGCTTAGTCGCAATATTATAAATGCATTCACAAACTTTCGCTTTTTTGCCCTGCTATGTGCATTGTCATTTAGGGTTACATAAAATGCAGAAATGCAACTAAAAGGTTTGGCTGTGCATAAAATAATAAGCAAAGTGAAAGCCTAGCTTCCGGAAGatgttaataataaaatattaaaatagcAATTACAATAATACTGTTTAAGACTACCATTCGTGTAAACATGTTGTGTTTTGATTACTTTaactataattattattatataatatgTTTTAATGTACTTGTTTACGTACAAAACACGACTAAGAATCAAGAAAATTGGTGAATTGTGATTCCAGGCTGTTGGCATTGGTTGTAGCTgtccaaaacagtcggtctttttgctgtacgccttgatttgtcCAATCTACGATGGGAAAACCGAAACCAATATGAATCTGAACTTTTCAAAATGAGCCAGAAAGTGACGCTATCTTTACAGCTCATTTTCCTTGCAAAATTTGTGCCTGTTTGTGACGATATCTTGACATAcagtacatttttaaaaatgagcCCGAAAATGACGCTATCTTGACACCAGAATTTTTAGCAAAATTTGTGCCTATTTGTGACGATATCTTGACATCCAAGCAATTTTTGAAATGAGCCCGAAAATGACGCTATCTTGACACCCTATTTTTCCACAAAATTTGTGCCTGTTTGTGACGATATCTTGACATCCAAGCAATTTTGAAATGAGCCCTAAGGTGACGCTATCTTGACAGCAAAAAGTTTGATTCGCAATTTTGCGCCTGAACGTGACGCTATCTTGACATTGCGGTGCATTTAAAACTGTAAATGGAACTTAGCGTCAGGCAGTGACTCTCAAACTGTATTCACTTTTCTCGAGCATATCTTTGAACAGTGCTTGTCAAACTGTAGCATATTATTGGCAgccctaaaagtatgctgtaaattcttttaattgCAGCCTGAAAGTATGCTCTAAAAGTATTAAAACTAAAGCCGCTCATTTGAAATATAAGGCTATTCATTTTTTTCAAGAACCCAAGAAATCTAATATGATAAAATATAAACacacaataaaaatatttttttttgtaatattttaatacattttctttGTTCTTGAATACATACAATgctcttgtttttgttttcatcttttttttgttgtataaCACCGACAAAGCAACTGGTTTCGCTGTGGATAGATAATTCACAAACGATGCCGAATATTATGCCATCCAAGTACATGTACATGTGGGTTCCCCGGGGAACCCGTAAATATGTGTAGATATATAggtaaatatattattttcatatATGTAGATGAGTGCGTTAACgcgtatgtgtgtgtgtatgtgtttCGTGTGTGTAAATATGCACAATGATATAAAAAGTTACATAATTGCATTATGCCTGACTTCTATATGTGTATCCAAAAGATATCGTTCACAAAAAATATCTTCgataaaacattttgtttctttttcattatttttagcTAAATATTCTTGTTGTACACACGCAcatgtatatttttataaatgtaaatcGTATATAAGtatgtttttgtgtatatataAGATGTTCCTTGTTCGCTTCATTACtcttgtatatatatatatcaatttacgtgacagacaaaaaaaaacgatttgttttttatttcttgaATGCTTGTTGTAAATGTTCACAAATACAGGCATTAGAGTACTAGAAATTGGGGTTTTCCGCAAATGGGGAGTACGTTTAAGTCTAATTTCGTTATAATACATACATAAGGAAAGTGCTGCCAGCTGCTTCAGAGTTTTCACCTCCGAAAGGTCTACAAAAACCCGAAAAGGAAGTGCCCTTCATGGTCGCAGAATGGGGCCAAATAGCCATCTGTATAACCATGTTATACACCATCCACAAAGTCCTGCTCTTTCGACAGATTCCCGGATACTTTAACAATGCTCTTTCGTTTTGTTTTAAATCTTATTGTACAGACAACATCATTCCCCTTAGCTTGTTGGCTTGGCCGCTCTCTTGTGTGTGTGCTCTACCGCTTATCGAAATACTAAATACTTATATCCTAAGTAACATAATGTGCTTACACAActatcgaaaaaaaaaaccactTGTATATTTGGATATTCAGTTATGAACTAcatacgaaaaaaaaaaacatttcccTAGGTCTAAGTTTCACTTCTTACGCGAGAATCAAGAACGAAAAGAGATAGTTGGCTGTTCAAGTTTGAGAAAAAGCTGACTAAACACTAGGTTTCTCCAGAAACATTCGCTATATATACACCCCGGTGGCCGCTTCCGCTTCCAAATCGGAATCAAGCCTAGCTTTTCCCAAAAGCTATCGATCGATTTTGACATCGGTTTTGAAAAAGTAATGGTAAATATGATTAcaaaattaagaaaatgtaAGTTTGAGTTTTAAATGTGGTTTGGAAACTATCACAAATGATTTTCCAACGAAGAGCTATTTtagtttataaaaaattaagcATTACTTGCAAGAATATTTGGTCTAGAGATTTTTGAAGAATCTAAATGCTTTTAACAAGAAAATGTAATTTGAAtcacttaaaaataaatattgatgaTTTGATAGAATACATTTGATATGAAATCAGTACAGTTTATCCATAAATCTGTACATTTTGGAATACTTGGGTGTTTCGGGGCTGACTATCCGATTTGGATGGGAAACGCAAAAACGAGGGCCGCTAATAAATATATTCGATATTCCCGCTTGCAGCAAACGCAAAAAGAATTCCACGGTTTTTGTGCCTAAACGTAAGCCTACGAGCTACAAACTAAATTTCGAAAACAATGTACACGCGAATCTAGAACTCCTTGAGGCTGCCGCCGCGCTTCAGTTTGGTCAGTCGCTTCAGACTGGCACCCAGCATGCCCCCCGATCCTCCAGCTGCTCCTGATCCTCCTACTCCATCGTTGCCGGCACTGCGATCGCGCTGAATGAAGGATCCGCGGAAGCGGACTCGTCCGCGCCCACGGCGCTGACcctgctgcagctgctgttgctgctgctggtgctgctcgCCCACGCGGCGCCACAGCTCGGTGAGCGGCGGATGGTGCTGGTGGGGATGCTGCTGAAGGGTGCAGCAGCACACCAGCTCCTGCGATTATAACTTTTTCTCCCACACCACGATGTGGGCGTCATTGGAGTTGGCCGTGAGTGGCGAGCAGCTGGGGTTGCCCGACTGCATGGCCTGGCCCCCGGAGCCGGAGGAACCACTGCCTCCGCTGCCGCCACCAGAGCTGCTGTTCTTATGGCTGGGCGAGCCACCCGCCCCGTTGTACCACATCTGGCGCCAGTAGCCGCGTCCGCCCATCAGGGTGATCACCGTCCTCGGTCCGTCGGCgctctgctgctgctgctgcttggTGTTCTGCTTCTGCTTCCGCTTCAGGGTGGCCACCGCGGCGGCGGGCTTGTCCAGTGAGCCTGGGTTTACTGCACCCAGTCTGCTCATTTCCTCCGGCTTGGCCGAGCTGCtcagctgcagctgctgctgctgctgttgctggtggtggtgATGGATGTCCGCCGTGGTCATCAGCCCGTTCTCGGATATGTTGCCCAGATCGCTGCCTGTGCCGGAGGTCTTGTGGCTGGCACTGCTGCTGTTGCGGGACACGGATCGTCCGCCAAAGTGCCGGATGCCCATGCTCTCCTCGCTGCCCGACGAGGTGTACAGGCTGGAGGACTTGGAGTCCACGGACCAGTTGGACAGGTCCAGCGACCTCGGCCGCGAGGCCTTCATGCGCAATCGCCTGTCCAGGGTGCACACCTTGCCCGGTATGGCCGCCAATTCTGGGTCGGAGCGCCGCATTCCCTCGTACATCATGTCCATCAGGTTGCCCTGGTTGCCCTCCTCCGCATCGTAGTCCTCCTTCACGAATATCAACTTGCCATACAGGCCGTAAACATCGCAGATGCCATGCTCGCCGTGCTGCGAAGTGTTTCCACTGCCAGTGCCCGAGCCCGATGCACTTCCTCCTCCACCTCCACTTCCTCCTCCGCCACCGCCACCGGCTGCAGTGGCTCCCAGGCCACGGGGCAAGGTCTTGGACATCCGGCTCGGATCATCGCGGAATCGCTTGCGGTGGAACGCCGGCGAGTTAGCCAGCGAGGCGCGTATTTTGGCCGAGAAGCTCTGGTCCAGCGAGTTCTGCTTGTCCAGCTTGGAGCTGCGCGGCGATGAGGCCGCCGAGTCCGCTCCGGGGGTGCTGGGCACCACCGCCTCCTCCGTCTTGACCAGATCCCGTCGCAGCACCACCGCACCGTCGTCCAGCTCCTGGACGATCTTGGGATCCGCATCGATGGCCGGCAGCTGGAGATCGTCGCCCATGCTGGGCACCAGTGGAGCTGCTCCCACCGGCGGTGGCTTGTAGGCGGGATAGACCTTCGGAATCAGTGGCAACAAAAAGGTGATCGGTCCGAAGTGCGCGTGGCAGGACATGTTGATGCCACCGCTAATGATGGGCACGCCCTCCAGTCGGGGCAGCGGTATGGTCACCGCGATGCCCACATTGGTGCCCACCCAGAGCAGTCCCTTGCAGGCCATCAAGGCGGTGACATACACGGAGCTGTTGTTCAGCGGCTGCTCCTTCTTGCCATCGTGTCGCAGGACACTGGAGGCTATGTTGATGTCCTGCAGGTGCTTGAATGTCTCCGTGTGGTACAAGCACAGCATCGTCGAGTTCTTCAGCGAGATCCATAGGCCGATGCCCGAGTGGGCCATCAGGTTCACCTGCTGACTCGCCCCATGCTGCACCTCGAAGCTCCGCTGGATCTCGCCATTCAGGGCGTTTAGCACATACACCCGATTAGCGCACGAAGCGTAGATGCACATGTTGATGGGCAGCAGGCTGGGCACCACCAGGTCGGAGTCGCCCAGCCGAATGGTCTGCGGATCGCGCAACTGCCAGACGCCGTCGTTCCCGCGGCGGAAGATCAGCACCGTGGCCCCCGACAGGGCCACATAGACCGCATCAAAGTGGTAGAGGATCCGCTGCACGGCTCCCGGCACCGAATAGCTGCCCAGCTGCTCCTCCTGCTCCGGATTCCTGGCCGAGTAGACCAGAATCTTGCGGCTATCGGTGCCGAGCCAAACCAGGTCGCCCAGCAGGCTGGCCGGCTCGTCACGTGTCCTTAGCTGATCCAATCCCTTGACGAACTCCAGGGCAGAGACCTGCGTCTCGAAGAGATCGAAGGCCCCCGCCTCGCGGAGATTACCCGCCTGCTGGGGGTGCTGGGCCAGAACGGTAATGTGCGAGGAGGTGCCATCGCTGCTGCACATCCACAGGTAGTTTAGCTGCTTGTGCCGGCGTCGCGCGTTTCCGCTCTGCTTGGTGTCATTGGCGATGCTATAGTAGCATCCACAGCGCACCTGGAAACAAAGATTGAAGTTATAGCTGGGAATCAAAAGGTTAGGACAAGGAAACCCACCTCGGTTTGATGCTGTGACTTGTAAACTGGCATCGCCTTGACAAAGAGTGGCATTTTGCGCGACTGCTTCTGCTGAACAGCCTCCTGCAGCTGCTGTTGCTCCTGCGTCTGGCGGGGATCGCCCGCTCCCGCGTGCGCATGCTGTAGCGGATGGTGGTGATGAAGGTGATGGGCCGGCTGCGGATGGGAGCCGCCACGCTCCCAGGCCGGCGAGTTGTTCGGATCGAGGGCCAGCTGGGCCAGACGCAGCTCCGTGATCCACTCCTTCTTCACCGCCGGCGTCTGCGTCTGGAATGTGAAGGTCTCCTCCTTGCCGGACTTGTGGCGTCCGGTGAGCTGCAGGCAGCAGGAGTCCACCCAGGCCATCTCCTCGTCCTTGCGCTGGATGGAGCCCTGGATGAGGTTGAGCACGTTGCGCGTGGTGTTGGCGTTCAGCTCCTTGTAGCTGCCCTTCAGACTGCACACCAGGTCCTGGATGCGGGAGATCACCTCGTAGTCGTACATCAGCGTGCTCATCTCGCTGCACAGGTTGTCCGCCCCGTTGGTCAGCTGGGCGGCCGGCGAGCTGTGCGGGTCCCCGAAGCCGGGGAAGCTCGAGGAGCCGCCTCCATGTCCCGGCAGGGTGCTGGTGGCATACGGACTGCCGTTGGCGCCACTGCTGCCGTTGGACTTCAGGCTGCCGCCGCGGTTGAGACctggaaaataaataaataatgaaataaagaTATCTTAAGCCGAAGAGTGCTAGTAGATGGGCAATCCTTACCGGCTGTGAGAATCCTCGAGAGCGTGGCCGATGTGCTGTTGTCCACGATCTCGACGTCGTTGACCGGGAACATCCACTTGAAGGTGAGCTTCTCGGTGGCCCCGAAGTCGTGCGACTGCTTGGGCGCCACCGACACGCAGATGACCTTGTCGTTAAGCAGGAGCAGGCGGCGCTGCTTGCACTTGACAATGAACCCGGCCTGGTTGAACTCCATGTGTGTGACGTTGTCCTCGCGGAGTAAGTACCTCGGCCGGTGGCCGCCGGCGGAGTCGCTGACGCTCACGCTGCTCAGGCTGAGGGAGCGGGCATTGAAGGTGCCCGAGATGTGGCCGAGCATCTCCTTGAAGGCCTGGTACTGCTCCGCCTCCCGCTTGCTCTCGTTGAGCAGCTCGGCCAGGAGTTCCAGCTGCGACAGGGCCAGCTGCAGCGACATCCGATCATGGTGGCCCTGCGGGGTGTACTTCAGCAGATCCTGCAGGAAGAGGATGAACTGGGGGAAACGCTGCACCGGCTTTACCATCAGCCCGAAGAACGACAACCGGTCGTGGGCGCTGATCTGCTTGACCTTGAAGAAGTCGGCCAGCGCCGATTTGCGCTTCTCCTCCATCTTGGCCAGCTCCATGGCCGCCGAGAAGTTGTTAATGAAGCCCGAGTAGATCTCGAGTAGCTGCGGCTTGCCGAAGGCGCTGACGAAACAATCGCCAATCTTCTC harbors:
- the LOC108016849 gene encoding uncharacterized protein isoform X1; protein product: MESLGLGSRRNNGSNSTAAPTTGQGGVVGGGGVVGKVLVHTKLKQQQQQHSNQNYYTQQQTQLQRLKQQQQKLQQQQQQQQHQLEAVHGGVAKHCLQFPPPPDYPPPTGGGSPGNTPGRRQLLPRYPDPDPDAIEICNESATLETSPHHLKQLAARHSKTLGRNLGHQQQQHHHHTVHLHHDYSYAYYEPGAAMRHSNVPGAVSSAGSGGAGGSSVAATASSSSSSSADPPPNSIRALLSKGKKNKQLVSPATLQSYQTRYHKMTTKAGLGQSENFYEEINAAALQTSSGHQLRGTVGSHSAGSLNQTLVEEELRRVQNRHHKILGELNLSVEAMLMPESPPKSMEQPPGAAGSGGSGGSASGSISGSEIIPPQPSVSVTAASGQPPTILARLTSASADNICDSGGGGGGGDGVKRTKGAPGVEQLLTSTCGDLDSGFSGSSGASYIGSLRLSKTQHIKCARQTPTVGTQSCRSFQRAATVYDEAGMTGVGGGGGQSGSGSSFLTRASCGRRILSCARIRAAEDPGPNHRMPSGHGVQTVQNTATESKARSFWSRKGWRKLPGFSTSTSSINDTGLSDEHKLNSGSWEDTLDEPHHHQAHHSHHQHHQHHQHQQHQQHHSHLGQRHQQQTSFIGSPPSSASITTAQLHSAFSRRIAEQRERDQREQRDGAGCTAATIAGGSFSANGGQAAVGVGVGSSSSCGSSSERDTKSPCRERDRNLERDRERDKEEQGGAREEEDVLTEEEQTSSSVSSLSAGNQRNSQLRSTFNKAKQHLSFDKWRTAATGSATGSASASTSASGPGSSTTENNNATSNMILRRASACTMPSSGGGGGGVGGSGGSSQREEATTPGESPGGRLSRWFSIRRGSSHQYDVGGRDGRHSTASSFDTPDSGSGNSPVTGKGGSGSAAGSTGGVAQGAALDAASPQKLANLGASKMMPGVPESEDDEATANRFDMDLMMAPGSRANGTARTAHNRLIVPMLPPAPAGLSQQQLKRRHIVAAIVHSENSYVATLQRLVNDYKKPLEECSPPVLNPVKIATLFHCLPDILHSHKLFRISLAECVRNWDRDEKIGDCFVSAFGKPQLLEIYSGFINNFSAAMELAKMEEKRKSALADFFKVKQISAHDRLSFFGLMVKPVQRFPQFILFLQDLLKYTPQGHHDRMSLQLALSQLELLAELLNESKREAEQYQAFKEMLGHISGTFNARSLSLSSVSVSDSAGGHRPRYLLREDNVTHMEFNQAGFIVKCKQRRLLLLNDKVICVSVAPKQSHDFGATEKLTFKWMFPVNDVEIVDNSTSATLSRILTAGLNRGGSLKSNGSSGANGSPYATSTLPGHGGGSSSFPGFGDPHSSPAAQLTNGADNLCSEMSTLMYDYEVISRIQDLVCSLKGSYKELNANTTRNVLNLIQGSIQRKDEEMAWVDSCCLQLTGRHKSGKEETFTFQTQTPAVKKEWITELRLAQLALDPNNSPAWERGGSHPQPAHHLHHHHPLQHAHAGAGDPRQTQEQQQLQEAVQQKQSRKMPLFVKAMPVYKSQHQTEVRCGCYYSIANDTKQSGNARRRHKQLNYLWMCSSDGTSSHITVLAQHPQQAGNLREAGAFDLFETQVSALEFVKGLDQLRTRDEPASLLGDLVWLGTDSRKILVYSARNPEQEEQLGSYSVPGAVQRILYHFDAVYVALSGATVLIFRRGNDGVWQLRDPQTIRLGDSDLVVPSLLPINMCIYASCANRVYVLNALNGEIQRSFEVQHGASQQVNLMAHSGIGLWISLKNSTMLCLYHTETFKHLQDINIASSVLRHDGKKEQPLNNSSVYVTALMACKGLLWVGTNVGIAVTIPLPRLEGVPIISGGINMSCHAHFGPITFLLPLIPKVYPAYKPPPVGAAPLVPSMGDDLQLPAIDADPKIVQELDDGAVVLRRDLVKTEEAVVPSTPGADSAASSPRSSKLDKQNSLDQSFSAKIRASLANSPAFHRKRFRDDPSRMSKTLPRGLGATAAGGGGGGGSGGGGGSASGSGTGSGNTSQHGEHGICDVYGLYGKLIFVKEDYDAEEGNQGNLMDMMYEGMRRSDPELAAIPGKVCTLDRRLRMKASRPRSLDLSNWSVDSKSSSLYTSSGSEESMGIRHFGGRSVSRNSSSASHKTSGTGSDLGNISENGLMTTADIHHHHQQQQQQQLQLSSSAKPEEMSRLGAVNPGSLDKPAAAVATLKRKQKQNTKQQQQQSADGPRTVITLMGGRGYWRQMWYNGAGGSPSHKNSSSGGGSGGSGSSGSGGQAMQSGNPSCSPLTANSNDAHIVVWEKKL